The window TTCGCCTGGTCCCAGCGGCGCAGGAGCAGATCGATCTCCTCGCCCCGCCCGACGAGCGGCGTCGTGCTCGCGCGCAGCGCCTCGAATCGGCTCTCGGCGACGCTCGCGCCCAGCACCTGCCATGCCGGGACGGTCTCGGCGAAGCCTTTGAGCGCGACTGTCCCGAGATCGCGGTAGTCGAACAGGCCGCCGGCCAGCCTGCGCGTGCTCAATGAGATCACCACCGCGCCCGGCTCGGCCAGCGCTTGCAGCCGGGCGGCCAAGTTCGGCGTCTCGCCGACCACCGCATGCTCCTGCGCAGCTCCGGCGCCGAGGAGGTCGCCGACCACGACAAGCCCGGTGGCGATGCCGACGCGCACCTGCAAGGGAACGCCGGCGGCGGTCGCGAGCTTCGGCACCGCCTCGACCAGCGCAAGCCCGGCCCGCACGGCTCGCTCGGCGTCATGCTCGTGAGCTTGGGGATAGCCGAAATAGGCCAGCACCCCGTCGCCCATGTACTTGGCGACGAAACCGCCGGCCGTGGTGATGAGATCGGCGCAGCAACGGTGGTACGCGCCAACGATCTCGCGCATGTCCTCGGGGTCGAGGCGAGCCGAAAGCGCGGTCGAGCCAACGAGGTCGCAGAACATGATCGTGAGCTGGCGGCGCTCGGCGTCGGTCCGTGGAGCTGTAGGCGTGATCTCCGGAGAAGCGGGCGGTTGTTCACTGGTACCGAGCGTAGCAACGGCCCTCAATAGCTTGAGCCGCGCCCCAAGCGGTAGGCCAAGTTCACGCAGGTGATCATCGGTAAGATCACGAAGCACGTCGGCATCGATCGCATTGTCGCGAAACGTCTGCGCGTACTGCTCCAGACCGATCCTTCGAAGCCAACCGTCGATGTCCAAGTTCAATCTCCTGCGCTCCTGTCAGCGGCAGTTTTTGAACAAGGTTGAGTCATGGCGCCCGCTGTGATTCCAAGGGGTTTCTTGAAACAACCTTGGATTTCGCCATGTGGACGCCGACCACTCGACAGCAGCATAGCCGCCCAGTCAAGCGATATCAGACCGATCTGACCGATGCGGAGTGGCGCGTGATCGCGCCGCACTTGCCGATGCCCTGCGCGACGGGTCGGCCGCGCGAGTGGCCGATGCGCGAGATCTTGAACGGCATCTTCTATGTCCTGTGGGCGGGCTGCCCGTGGCGCCTGCTACCGAACGACTTACCGCCATGGGAAACGATTTACCGCTGGTTTGCCGTCTGGCGCGACGACGGGCGTTTTGAACGGATGAACCACGCGCTCGTGATAGCAGATCGTGAACGGGGCGGGCGCGACGCCAGCCCGTCGGCCGCGATTATTGACAGCCAGAGCGTCAAGACCACCGAGGCCGGTGGCCCGCGCGGTTACGATGCGGGCAAGAAGGTCAACGGGCGCAAGCGCCACGCGCTGGTTGACACCGACGGGCGCGGCCTCGTCATCGAGCCCCATCCGGCCAGTATCCAGGATCGCGACGGCGGCGGACCGCTTCTGCAGGCTTCGCGCCGCATCTTTCCGTTCATCCAGCGGGTCTTCGCCGACAGCGGTTATGCGGGCGAGAAGGTTGCCAAGGCCACCTTGATCGCGGTCGAGATCGTGCGCAAGAACCCCGGTCAGGTTGGCTTCGCTGTTAACCCGCGGCGCTGGGTCGTCGAGCGGTTCTTCGCCTGGATCGGGCGCAATCGAAGGCTGGCAAAGGACTTCGAAGCCACCATCGGTTCCGCACGCGCCTTTCCTCTACGCCGCATCCGTCATGTTGCTCGTGCGTCGGATCGCTCATGCTTCGTGACTTTCGAAACCGACTCTGAGACCTCGCACCGGCGGGTCGGCACTTCCAGTCTTTGTTAAGAAGCGGACATCGTCCCGGCCGCTCGGCATGTCTCAAGAGGGCCAAAGGCGAGACATACCGCTATCTGCGAGTAACTTGCCAACCGCTGAAGTAAATCAACGTCCGCTCCTCATTGATCCAAAAGCCATCGAAATCGCTCCACGCCGGATGCTGCCAAAGGGCTATGTGCGCAGCCTTTGGTTTAGGCGCGTTGTCGTCCCAGTTGGCCACACTTTGCATGCACAGGTTGATGAGAAGAGTGCATACCAACGCGTCTTCGGGTTTGGCCGCGACGCGACGCCACACGGTCTCGAAATTTCCTCTAAGGCCATCGCACCAATCGCCTTTGACGAGGAGCTGATCCGCATCATCGGGATCGAACCCATAGCCCCACACACCCTGATTTTCCCACACAACCGGTACTACGCCATTCTCGTCACGGGCGTAATCGTTGGGGTTCAGGATCTCATCTTGCCCGCCAAGCAAGCCGAGAAACGGAGTCGCATACCCGAGTATTGGGCCGGGCAGGCGCTCTGCGCTGCGCCACAGATCACCAACCCGTTCGTTGAGACGCACGACACAGTCGGGCACGGCAAAATCACAAGCCAGTGGCTGGCCCGCGTGGGTGCCCGCTTCTTGGCACCACTCAGCAATGAAGTCACACGCCTCATCAACGGTCTTTAGCATCTTCACCACCCAACTTACGCGGCAATCTACCAGTGGGAGCCAACGTCCGAAACGGGTCAAACTCGACAAAACTCAAGGTGAGCATAGTGCGTCCGCTTCCGGGCACATCGCGACCACCCCCGTCGGCACGGGCTCATCGAGCCTGGCTGCCGAGCGATGATTCAAATCTTTGACCGAAGCGGGCCGAATCATGCGCTACGAACCCTAAGACGAGGAAAGGACTGCCCTCAGGCCGATGCTGCCAAACAAGCCGCGCGGCGTACCACGGGTGAATGGTCGTGGCGTCCTCAGAGCGGCGTCAGTCCGGGACGCCGGCCGCCCTGAGGGTTTCACGATAGGTCGCGGACATCGCTTGCACCGGGAAGGGGATGCGCGCCAGGAACCCGGATATCGTGAACTCTGGATCGACCTTGAGCAATTCGCGCGCGATCTGGGTCGCGCGCTCGTTGTCGCCGGTCTTGACCAGCGCGACGATCAAGACGCGGAGTGCCACCGCGAAGCGGCGGTTCTGCGCCAGCGCCTTGTCGGCCCACATCACCGCTTCGGCAAAATTCTGGTCGAGCACCGCGCAGATCGCCAGCGCCGCGGAGGCGAACCAGCCGCGCGGGTCGCGCGGGTTCAGCCGCTGCGCGCGCTCGATCATGGCACGGCCGGCCTGCTGGTTGCCGCGCATTGCCTCGATCCAGCCGCAGAGGACGAGCGCCATCGCCGAGTTCGGGTTGATCGCAAGCGACCGCTCGAACAATTCGCGCGCGGGCTCGATCTCGTCGGCCATGTTCCAGATCGCGAACGCCGCCATCCACAGCACCTGCGGGTCGCCGGGCGCGAGCTCGACCGCGCGCTCCCGGTAGGAGTCATCAGGCTTCAACCAACCCTGGACATGGCGCATCGCATGGCAATAGGCCGACGCCGCCAGCGCCGGCGCGTAAGCCGGATCGAGCGCCAGCGCCCGGTCGAGGCAATCGAGCGCGGCTTCCATGCTCTCGGGCGTGAACTCATACCTCAGACTGTACGCGCGCAGCAGCAGGTCGTAGGCGTCGAGCTTGCCGGGCGGCGCCGCCCTTACCCGCTCGGCCTCCGCGACCAGCAAGGTCGGCTCGATCGCGCCGACCACGTTCTCGGTGATGCGGTCCTGCAGGTCGAACACGTCGGTCGCCGCGCCGTCAAAGCGGTCGGCCCACAGATGCGCGCCGGAGACCGCGTCGATCAACTGGCCGGTGATGCGCAGGCGGTCACCGCCGCGGCGGACGCTGCCTTCGAGCACATAGCCGACGCCGAGATCGCGCCCGACCTGGCGGATATCGACCGCCTTGCCCTTGTAGGTGAAGGCGGAGTTGCGCGCGATCACGGTGAGGCGGCTGCAGCGCGCCAGCGCGGTGGTGATGTCCTCCGCGATCCCGTCGGCGAAGTAATCCTGCTCGGGGTCGCCGCTCATATTGGTGAAGGGCAGCACCGCGATCGACGGACCCTCGCTCGGCCGCGGCGGGGTGCCGTTGGCCGCGACCGGATGATCGGGCGCGCTGTGCTCCCTGACATCGCCGACGAAGCGCAGGCCTTTGCGGGGCAAGGTGCGGATCAGCCGCTGCTCCTCGCCATTGTCGCCGATCGCGGTCCGCGCCGCATTGACCCGGCTGCTCAGCGTCGCTTCCGAGACGATCCGCCCGTGCCAGACCGCGGCCAGCACCTCGTCGCGGCTGACCACGCGGTCGCGGGCGCGGATCAGGAACTCGAGCAGATCGAAGACCTGCGGCTCGATGGCCACCAACGCATCGCCGCGGCGCAACTCCCGGCGCTCGGAGTCGAGGGTCAAGTCGTTGAAATGGTAGGTCAAATTCGATGATCCGGCGGCCGGCGGCTGAATGCGGGGCGGAACCTAGCACAGGCGGCGTGGGGCCAAAATCACGACGGTCTGAAGGACAAATCCACGTCCTCTGAAAGCAGGCGGGGTCGGTCTCTGCAATATTCAATGCCGACACCAGACGCAGGAGATCGCCATGTCCCAATCCATCAATGAGCAACGCCGCCGCTTCCTTGGCATCGCCGGCGGGATCCTCGCCGTTTCCAGGCTCGGCTTCATCGGATCGGCCGAGGCCCAGTCGAAGCCGGCGTTATCAGCGGTCAAGGCCGGTAGCCACACCACGATCGGTCCGGTCAGGCAGATCAATGCCGGCATGCTCGATACCGGGTATGTCGAAATGGGCCCGGCGTCGGGTCCCGCGGTGATCCTGCTGCACGGCTGGCCGTACGATATCCACAGCTACGCCGACGTCGCGCCGGCGCTGGCCGAGGCCGGTTATCGCGTGATCGTGCCGCATCTGCGCGGCTACGGCACGACGCGCTTCCTCGCCAGCGACACCAAGCGGAGCGGCCAGCCGGTCGCGGTCGCCGCCGACATCATCGCGCTGATGGACGCGTTGAAGATCGAGAAGGCCGTGCTCGGCGGCTATGACTGGGGCGCGCGCACCGCCAACATCATGGCGGTGCTCTGGCCCGAGCGCTGCAAGGCGATGGTGTCGGTCAGTGGCTATCTGATCGGCAGCCAGGCGGCCGGCAAGGCGCCGCTGCCGCCGAAGGCCGAGCTGCAATGGTGGTACCAGTTCTATTTCGCGACCGAGCGCGGCCGCGAGGGCTATGCCAAGAACCGGCACGATTTTGCCAAGCTGATCTGGCAGCTCGCTTCGCCGCAGTGGAAGTTCGACGACGCCACCTACGACCGCAGCGCCACGGCGTTCGAAAATCCTGATCATGTCGATATCGTGATCCATAATTACCGCTGGCGGCTGGGTCTCGCCGAAGGCGAGGCGAAGTACGACGCGTTCGAGAAGACGCTGGCCCAGGCGCCGGTCATCGCGATCCCGACCATCACGATGGAGGGCGATGCCAACGGCGCGCCGCATCCGGAGCCCGCGGCCTATGCCAAGAAGTTCTCCGGGCATTACGAGCATCGGACCCTGACCGGCGGCATCGGCCACAATCTGCCGCAAGAAGCGCCGCAGGCGTTCACCCAGGCCATCATCGACATCAGCAAGGCCTGAGCGAGCGCGGACAACGGATCATGAGACAGGTTGTGAAATGGGCAGCTGCCGCGATCGCGGCAGCCTGCATCAGCGCGTCATTGCCGTTTGCCGTCGGGCACGCCGATGATGCGGCATTGGCATCGCCGATCTTCGGCGTGAAAATTCCCGCAGGCTATCGCGACTGGAAGCTGGTCGCAGTCGGCGAGGAGACCGGGCTCGACGAACTGCGCAGCGTGCTTGGCAATGCGACCGCCGTGAAGGCCTATCAGGACGGTGCCGCGCGATTCCCCGACGGCACCGTGCTGGTGAAGCTCGCCTGGAAGCGCAAGCCGGTTGCAGGCCTCAACGGTGCGTTCATCACGGGGCAGGCGACCACCGTCCAGGTCATGGTCAAGGACTCCGCCAGATATGCTTCGACCGGTGGTTGGGGTTTTGGCCGCTTCATCGACGGCAAGCCGGTCGATGCCGCCCAGCACGAAACGTGTTTCGCCTGCCACGAGGCCCATGCCAGCGATCACGATTTCGTCTTCACGCATGATGCGCATTGAGCGCCGCCAATATCGGTGTGGAGACCGCTTCTTCTCGTCATACCCCGGCTGTCATCGCCCGGCTTGACCGGGCGATCCAGTATTCCAGAGGCGGCTGTGAGACACGGAGATGCCGCGGCGTACTGGGTCCCCCGGTCGAGCCGGGGGACGACACCGAGTATGGGCACTACGCCTTCTTCACGCCCTCGCGGCGCGGTCTGATCTGGCGCTGCCGTTGCAGTGAGGCTAGTTTCCCCGCAGCAATCGCATGCGGGGAACGGCTTTGACCATCACCATCTACGGCATCAAGAACTGCGACACCATGAAGAAGGCGCGCGCCTGGCTCGACGATCACGGCGTCGCCTATGACTTCCACGACTACAAGACCGCCGGGATCGCCAAGGACAAGCTCAAGCAGTGGAGCGACGAGGTCGGCTGGGAGACGCTGCTCAACCGCGCCGGCACGACCTTCAAGAAGCTACCCGATGCCGACAAGGAAGGGTTGAACGAGCGTAAGGCGCTGGCGCTGATGGCCGAGCAGCCGTCGATGATCAAGCGTCCGGTGCTCGACCTCGGGCCGAAGCGCGTCGTCGGTTTCAAGCCGGACATTTACGCCAAGGAAGTGCCGGCAAAGGCACGCAAGAACGGCTGACGCATTCCGCGCGAACTAGGACGCGGACTCATAAATCCGGGATCGTCCGCTTTCGAGGGGTAAGCGGACACGCGGCCTCGACCGCAGGGATGTCGCCTTGTGACCCCTAGCGGACTTAGCGTTTTTTGCAGTATCCATGACCATGGTGAAAACGGTCCCGGCCTATTCCATGTTTGTCGAAGCTCCGGAGGCACTTTGCAGCCCGCTGCAGTGGTTTCGCGATCAGCACTTAGCTCCCAATGAGCACCTGTTTGATTGGGGCGCGGCCCTCCATTTCTCGAGCTTCGGCCAATTGCATCACAACTCTGATGGCAGCATCGACTCTGAGCGCTCACCGGTCGTCACAGTGCACATTCCGCAGGTGCGTCGAGGAGTATTGTGGACCGTCGGCGAAGTCCGCTTCTGCTCTGTGCCTTTAAGCCAATTTCCCGAACTTGAGCGCCTGCGTAGGTCCTTTCTGCGATGGTTTGAGAAATGCCCCTTAATCTACGATCATCATCCGGCGGGCGTGCACCAGTTTGACTATTATCTTGAGGGATCAGCCCAGAATTGGGGTCCGATACGCGCCTTCCCAAGCGGCCTAGTTGCGCTGAAGAACGGCCAATACTTTATCTCTCGCCTTGAGACGAACGGTTCGCTGGAAAAGCTCTGCAGGACACTCGCCCTTCGAGGTGTGGTTTGCACTGATCGAGATTAGCACCTTCACAGCCAATTTCCGCACATGGGCCCTTTGCTGACATAACACTTGGGCATCGTCGATGTCTGCTTTTGAGGGCAACTCGGACATCGCATCCCGCGCACGTGCGTACCGGATTCATGAGTACGCGCTAGATCAGTTCGACTGAATCCTGGCTTGCCGGACGATCTGCGGGCACGAACCTGCGGTCGATCACGGCGCGAACCGTGACGACAGGCACCGCCTTCGCCTTGACGCCCATCAGATTGTGCAGCCGAAATCCGCCCTCGATGCTGATCGCTTTGTAGGAGCCGATGATGTGCTCGACGGTGTCGCCGCGCCCGAACGGCAGCAGCAGCCTTTCATAGGACACATCCTTGCCGTCGGCGCACCAACCGCTATCTCGATGATGCGATCGGCCCGGAGCGCTATGCCGGCGTCATCCTGTCCTATCGCGCCTGCCTGGCGCGCAAGCGGCCGACCTACACGGTTGCCGAGGTCACCGACGCGAGGCGACAAGATGCGTGACGGCGCCGCCGTCGGAGAACGGCAGCAGCAGCCGCTCATAGGCCACGACGTGACCGTAGATGTCGTCGATATCGGTGATGGTGTAGGCCGGCAGCCGCCGCGCGATGCATTCGTGGTAGACCGGCATCACGACCGGCGCGAGCCGCGGTCCGAGATAGTCGTCGAGCAGGCGTCCCTTGCCGCTGTGTCCGTAGGCGGTTGCCATCCGCGCGCCGTCGCTCTCGATCGTCAGTTGCGGCGGCTCGACTGCCGCGTCGACGGTGAAGAACACGGTGTCCGGCAGATCTTCCTCGATCCGCTCCGGCCGGAATTCATCGATCCGCGGGATGGTTTGGCCACGGGCATAAAGTCGCAGCCACGTGTTCAGAAAATCACGTTGCCGGATCGACTTGATGACCGAGGAATTGGCGCTCTCGAAATGCAAGGCTCTGACCGCCCTTAACACAATGGCGGGAGCTTCGGCGAGAGGCGGAAATATTCTATGAAAAGGAAAGACCGGAGCAAAACACCCTTAACGGCGGCTTTCCGAGGCGCAAAGCGCGCTCAGAGGCCATTCGACTAAGGATCAACCGGAACTGGTCGTGCGAATACTGCACTGCACAGCTTTCCACCTTGCGTAACCGCCACAGATGACGGCATATTCCGGCCCGGAGGCGACAGGCCCCCGGACGGTTTCCAAGGCGTACGGACAACCTGTCGGACACGAAAAAAGCTGGCCACGCGGGCGACGGGCTTCGCGGCGATGGCGTATGGGGGAATCTATTTGGCCGATGAGTTCATTCTCGAAACCAGCGGATTGACCAAGGAATTCGCGGGTTTCTTTGCCGTTCGCGACGTTGCGCTGAAGGTGCGTCGCGGCAGTATCCATGCGTTGATCGGGCCGAACGGCGCCGGCAAGACGACCTGTTTCAATCTGCTCACCAAATTCCTGAAGCCGACGGGCGGGCAGATTCGCTACAAGGGCCAGGACATCACCGCGATGCCGCCGGCCGACGTGGCGCGGCTCGGGCTGGTCCGTTCGTTCCAGATCTCGGCGGTATTTCCGCATATGACGGCGCTCGAAAACGTCCGCGTGGCGCTGCAGCGCCAGCACGGGTCGTCATTCGATTTCTGGCGGTCGAAGACCGTGCTCGACCGCTTCAATCCGCGCGCCCATGAACTGCTGAACGACGTCGGCTTGAGCGAATTCGCCAACACCCCGGCGGTCGAGATGCCGTACGGCCGCAAGCGCGCACTTGAAATTGCAACGACGCTCGCGCTCGACCCCGAGATGATGCTGCTCGACGAACCGATGGCCGGCATGGGCCACGAGGACATCGACAAGATCGCGGCGCTGATCAAGCGGATCTCCGCCAAATACACCATCCTGATGGTCGAACATAACCTGTCGGTGGTGGCCAACCTCTCCGACATCATCACCGTGCTGACGCGCGGGCAGGTGCTGGCGGAGGGCAACTACGCCGACCTCTCCAAGGACGAGCGCGTGAAGGAAGCCTATCTGGGAGCGGGTCATGGCTGAGGCAAAACTGGCGGAGAGGCCCGTGGCTGCGGCCGGCGCCGAGGTGCTGACGGTCAACGATCTGCAGGCCTGGTACGGCGAATCCCACATTCTTCACGGGATCAATTTCAACGTGAAGGCCGGCGAGGTGGTGACGCTGCTCGGCCGCAACGGCGCCGGCAAGACCACGACGCTGAAGTCGATCATGGGCGTCATCGGCAAGCGCACCGGCTCGATCCGTTTCGACAACAAGGAGATCATCCGCACCACCTCCGACCGCATCGCGCGGCTCGGCATCGCATTCTGCCCCGAGGAGCGCGGCATTTTCGCCAGCCTCGACGTGCGCGA of the Bradyrhizobium quebecense genome contains:
- a CDS encoding IS5 family transposase (programmed frameshift), whose product is MWTPTTRQQHSRPVKRYQTDLTDAEWRVIAPHLPMPCATGRPREWPMREILNGIFYVLWAGCPWRLLPNDLPPWETIYRWFAVWRDDGRFERMNHALVIADRERGGRDASPSAAIIDSQSVKTTEAGGPRGYDAGKKVNGRKRHALVDTDGRGLVIEPHPASIQDRDGGGPLLQASRRIFPFIQRVFADSGYAGEKVAKATLIAVEIVRKNPGQVGFAVNPRRWVVERFFAWIGRNRRLAKDFEATIGSARAFLYAASVMLLVRRIAHAS
- a CDS encoding winged helix-turn-helix domain-containing tetratricopeptide repeat protein, which produces MTYHFNDLTLDSERRELRRGDALVAIEPQVFDLLEFLIRARDRVVSRDEVLAAVWHGRIVSEATLSSRVNAARTAIGDNGEEQRLIRTLPRKGLRFVGDVREHSAPDHPVAANGTPPRPSEGPSIAVLPFTNMSGDPEQDYFADGIAEDITTALARCSRLTVIARNSAFTYKGKAVDIRQVGRDLGVGYVLEGSVRRGGDRLRITGQLIDAVSGAHLWADRFDGAATDVFDLQDRITENVVGAIEPTLLVAEAERVRAAPPGKLDAYDLLLRAYSLRYEFTPESMEAALDCLDRALALDPAYAPALAASAYCHAMRHVQGWLKPDDSYRERAVELAPGDPQVLWMAAFAIWNMADEIEPARELFERSLAINPNSAMALVLCGWIEAMRGNQQAGRAMIERAQRLNPRDPRGWFASAALAICAVLDQNFAEAVMWADKALAQNRRFAVALRVLIVALVKTGDNERATQIARELLKVDPEFTISGFLARIPFPVQAMSATYRETLRAAGVPD
- a CDS encoding alpha/beta fold hydrolase; the protein is MSQSINEQRRRFLGIAGGILAVSRLGFIGSAEAQSKPALSAVKAGSHTTIGPVRQINAGMLDTGYVEMGPASGPAVILLHGWPYDIHSYADVAPALAEAGYRVIVPHLRGYGTTRFLASDTKRSGQPVAVAADIIALMDALKIEKAVLGGYDWGARTANIMAVLWPERCKAMVSVSGYLIGSQAAGKAPLPPKAELQWWYQFYFATERGREGYAKNRHDFAKLIWQLASPQWKFDDATYDRSATAFENPDHVDIVIHNYRWRLGLAEGEAKYDAFEKTLAQAPVIAIPTITMEGDANGAPHPEPAAYAKKFSGHYEHRTLTGGIGHNLPQEAPQAFTQAIIDISKA
- a CDS encoding cytochrome P460 family protein, which produces MRQVVKWAAAAIAAACISASLPFAVGHADDAALASPIFGVKIPAGYRDWKLVAVGEETGLDELRSVLGNATAVKAYQDGAARFPDGTVLVKLAWKRKPVAGLNGAFITGQATTVQVMVKDSARYASTGGWGFGRFIDGKPVDAAQHETCFACHEAHASDHDFVFTHDAH
- a CDS encoding ArsC family reductase, producing the protein MTITIYGIKNCDTMKKARAWLDDHGVAYDFHDYKTAGIAKDKLKQWSDEVGWETLLNRAGTTFKKLPDADKEGLNERKALALMAEQPSMIKRPVLDLGPKRVVGFKPDIYAKEVPAKARKNG
- a CDS encoding PAS domain-containing protein, with translation MHFESANSSVIKSIRQRDFLNTWLRLYARGQTIPRIDEFRPERIEEDLPDTVFFTVDAAVEPPQLTIESDGARMATAYGHSGKGRLLDDYLGPRLAPVVMPVYHECIARRLPAYTITDIDDIYGHVVAYERLLLPFSDGGAVTHLVASRR
- a CDS encoding ABC transporter ATP-binding protein, which gives rise to MADEFILETSGLTKEFAGFFAVRDVALKVRRGSIHALIGPNGAGKTTCFNLLTKFLKPTGGQIRYKGQDITAMPPADVARLGLVRSFQISAVFPHMTALENVRVALQRQHGSSFDFWRSKTVLDRFNPRAHELLNDVGLSEFANTPAVEMPYGRKRALEIATTLALDPEMMLLDEPMAGMGHEDIDKIAALIKRISAKYTILMVEHNLSVVANLSDIITVLTRGQVLAEGNYADLSKDERVKEAYLGAGHG